A region from the Leptospira venezuelensis genome encodes:
- a CDS encoding DUF2135 domain-containing protein, giving the protein MQILSSVVIIYSLSIMYLGAETVSIDSPHGGFTTERIQKISGTVTGINPEKVTVVINGIPQMVPLYGGKFSFSTVASPGDNLVEVRAGKAYDKVSFFAKVPARDIKVVLTWDTASYTDLWVIDPSGEKCYWAHTSTKSGGNLVYDDATFAPQTYTMSKALPGNYAVQAQYYAPFNSQVTRAKVYVVLYEGTPREKRKQYQFTMTRAQQVYHLGNFEIEPD; this is encoded by the coding sequence ATGCAAATCCTGTCTTCGGTCGTCATAATATATTCACTTTCTATAATGTATTTAGGTGCGGAAACTGTTTCGATCGATTCTCCTCACGGTGGTTTTACTACAGAAAGAATACAGAAAATCTCCGGAACTGTAACTGGCATCAACCCTGAGAAAGTTACAGTAGTTATAAACGGGATCCCTCAGATGGTGCCTTTGTACGGCGGAAAGTTTTCCTTTAGCACCGTGGCTTCTCCTGGAGATAATCTAGTAGAGGTTCGAGCAGGTAAAGCATATGATAAGGTAAGTTTTTTTGCAAAGGTTCCTGCTCGCGATATCAAAGTGGTTCTGACTTGGGATACTGCGAGTTATACCGATCTTTGGGTGATTGATCCTTCAGGAGAGAAGTGTTACTGGGCACATACTTCCACTAAATCCGGGGGAAATCTTGTTTATGATGATGCTACTTTTGCACCTCAGACATATACTATGTCAAAGGCATTGCCTGGAAATTATGCAGTCCAAGCACAATATTACGCTCCTTTTAATTCTCAGGTTACCAGAGCCAAGGTATATGTAGTTCTATACGAAGGAACCCCCAGAGAAAAAAGAAAACAATACCAATTCACAATGACCAGGGCCCAGCAAGTATATCATTTGGGAAATTTTGAGATAGAACCGGACTGA
- a CDS encoding YfaP family protein — translation MKLTLVNNLLLVAFFLFGSTMSAQTVTIDSPHGGFTTERIQTVSGSVSGNLEKATIVINGIPQMIRLQGGKFSLSTVVAPGTNLIEVKAGNASDKVSFFAAVPPRDIKVVLTWDTATDVDLWVLDPTGEKCFYANRSTKSGGNLDVDVVDGYGPETFTMSKALPGNYSIQVQYYGAYDKPITRVNVYVVLNEGKPNEKRKQFQFVMTRSQQVYHIANFEIDPES, via the coding sequence ATGAAATTAACGTTGGTCAATAATCTACTCCTGGTCGCTTTCTTTCTTTTTGGATCTACGATGTCTGCGCAGACAGTTACAATAGATTCTCCTCATGGGGGATTCACTACAGAAAGAATCCAGACTGTTTCCGGCTCTGTGAGTGGAAATCTGGAAAAGGCAACGATTGTAATTAATGGAATTCCTCAGATGATCCGTTTGCAGGGAGGAAAATTTTCCCTAAGCACAGTGGTTGCTCCTGGAACAAATCTGATCGAAGTGAAAGCAGGTAACGCAAGCGATAAAGTTTCCTTCTTCGCCGCCGTTCCTCCTCGGGATATCAAAGTAGTTCTAACCTGGGACACAGCGACCGATGTGGATCTTTGGGTTTTAGATCCTACTGGAGAAAAATGTTTTTATGCAAATCGATCCACTAAGTCTGGAGGGAATCTGGACGTAGACGTAGTAGATGGATATGGCCCGGAAACATTTACAATGTCCAAGGCATTACCAGGAAATTATTCCATACAGGTTCAGTATTACGGAGCTTATGATAAGCCAATCACAAGAGTGAATGTGTATGTAGTTTTGAACGAAGGAAAACCAAACGAAAAAAGAAAACAATTTCAGTTTGTAATGACCCGTTCCCAACAAGTTTATCATATCGCAAACTTTGAAATAGATCCGGAATCTTAA
- a CDS encoding alpha-2-macroglobulin family protein produces MRTRVSDRKKIIFSFLAILISALGLFYVKPNLFGSAAFYLGTDRSFGSGENAYVNLEGNGTLNYEFRVYKITDPQAFLTKKVKERLVQENNDSAFGNPIALFTRTVDKFRNDFRKVARKEFNSKTRSELKKTLGIDYEKPDEYKSLAVPAILKDQELVATFSIPTVTSFWAYRRIPVPIRDNGVYLVEGVSGSQLAYTILIKSGLNFLVKQSDAETFVYVGRKDSGEPVSDVDLTLFNLENGQAFQTGKTGSDGTYFYKGRSPVKGLVLAHKNGEYSVSDPEFYSSSFYGEGGPRAYMYTDRPVYRPGDTVYFKGIVRNFSQDDYRTISGAGVIAVASEQGETSIPSVPINISGDNGTFSGEFVVPESENATLGNYSLILNFRDKTFQTEFAVEAYKKPTFLVSVSVPKSNYLQKEEVNALVKARYYYGQPVAGQEVAYRVFRRPKFDYSPVGTINFDASSDYLEQSGQSDKQELVLDGKGKLDSKGQYSINFKPDKSDADSVYTIIASVQSEDMTLDGSASFSVNRSAFFVRISKDNSVYEPGKEAKLTVNLIAYDKTLSEVERQKMVGNRNVDLILYNRDIQFVREANRSKISSLSVMTSASGVGTASFTIPKRGQFVLVAETKDPSGNLTKSETFFWASSVSDSIEIPFKDITLKPGKDIYSVGDTAEILVLSPISNGHMILTLEGNRIFKKEVVKMKGNALKYAVPITAEMSPNFTLSAVQFSGNDVYKSQVRVVAPPEQKFLKVALEPGRKVYRPGDKAEIKLKTTGLGGAGVSAEVSLAIVDEAIYQIKEEKTPNIGTFFYHPRRNNVQTTLASAYKFFGYSENKRLKLALGKKGDSVYSAMKNEEQARDRFKDTSYWNAKVKTGADGTATISFNLPDNLTSWRVTAIAITPDTKVGRGQVSFVTKKDLMILGGMPRFIIKGETQKVSATISNQSPNKLPVKVTLKAEGAKIVGSSETTINLEPGQNQSLHFDVQTLADPKIKSAKISILAVGAGYQDLLKSEIPLKTWGLPKTISDSLGMEEGEHSGVLNLEAPKELGDPRLEVRLSPASLPALRQSLDYLADYPYGCVEQTMSRFYPLLSAQKAGFINEKLRKELPKMIDVGLKRVSELQRTDGGFGWFDGGVESDVLMSAYVYRGLAVSQKNGAKVSAPVLYRARAYLYDVLGKGDLSPNAKAYIIFSLSEGGNLEDSIVDGLVKSSSKLNQYGQALLALTLSNKGKKAEASTWFKKGVESSGFGKKPFFKLTSYGKNPRWEEDRIETISALLSAGVRLGEDKVILANLASSLLSNRIELAWNNSRDTSAAVLALSEFLASVRESETPANVEIVLNGTSLKTVTLPPKSEQGELYKIPIPSELIRSGPNKVEVLKKDGPVLYATASLYYTDRSKKIQSYSNGIKVKRTYYKLKVDSNDITPVESKTFQPGDLVMVEVSVQKEGDVDSYYQVEDSLLPGFSFLQRDAEYYAGDLKMEYLSRQVYDDRAVFFVGGPTKEFKIRYFIRAEVGGKYKVIPARASLMYYSEVTGASSDDEINVGQ; encoded by the coding sequence ATGAGAACTCGTGTATCGGATCGTAAAAAGATAATATTCTCTTTTCTCGCAATTTTGATCTCTGCATTAGGATTATTTTATGTGAAACCGAATTTATTCGGTTCCGCTGCATTTTATCTGGGAACGGACAGAAGTTTTGGCTCGGGCGAAAACGCGTATGTGAATTTGGAAGGAAACGGAACCTTAAATTACGAATTTAGAGTATATAAGATCACGGACCCGCAAGCATTCTTGACCAAAAAAGTAAAGGAAAGATTGGTCCAAGAGAATAATGACAGCGCATTCGGAAACCCTATCGCACTTTTTACTAGAACTGTTGATAAATTCAGAAATGATTTCCGTAAAGTTGCGAGAAAAGAATTCAATTCCAAGACAAGATCCGAGCTGAAAAAAACATTAGGAATTGATTATGAAAAACCTGATGAGTATAAATCTCTCGCGGTCCCCGCTATTTTAAAAGACCAGGAATTGGTCGCAACATTCTCCATTCCTACGGTTACTTCTTTTTGGGCGTATCGAAGGATTCCTGTTCCGATCAGAGACAATGGTGTTTATCTTGTAGAAGGGGTTTCTGGATCTCAGTTAGCTTATACAATTCTGATCAAATCGGGCTTAAACTTTTTAGTAAAACAATCTGATGCAGAGACATTTGTGTATGTCGGCCGCAAAGATAGTGGAGAGCCAGTTTCGGATGTGGATCTGACTCTTTTCAATTTGGAGAATGGCCAAGCATTCCAAACAGGAAAGACTGGCTCCGATGGAACTTACTTTTATAAAGGAAGAAGTCCTGTAAAAGGTCTGGTTCTTGCTCATAAGAATGGAGAATATTCTGTTTCCGATCCAGAGTTTTATTCCAGTTCCTTTTATGGAGAAGGTGGGCCGAGGGCCTATATGTATACAGATCGTCCTGTGTATAGGCCAGGAGATACTGTGTACTTTAAGGGAATTGTTAGAAACTTCTCCCAGGATGATTATAGAACTATTTCCGGTGCTGGTGTAATCGCTGTTGCAAGTGAACAGGGAGAAACTTCTATTCCGAGTGTTCCGATCAATATCTCAGGAGATAATGGAACTTTTTCTGGAGAGTTTGTAGTTCCTGAATCGGAGAACGCAACACTTGGAAATTACTCTCTCATATTAAATTTCCGTGATAAAACTTTTCAAACTGAATTCGCTGTGGAGGCTTATAAGAAACCAACCTTCTTAGTTTCAGTGTCCGTTCCTAAATCCAATTATTTGCAAAAAGAAGAAGTTAACGCTCTTGTAAAGGCCAGATATTATTACGGCCAACCTGTTGCAGGACAAGAGGTTGCTTATAGAGTATTCCGAAGACCAAAATTCGATTATTCACCTGTTGGGACGATCAACTTCGATGCTTCTTCCGATTACTTGGAACAATCTGGTCAAAGTGACAAACAAGAATTAGTTTTAGACGGAAAAGGAAAGTTAGATTCTAAAGGGCAATATTCTATTAACTTTAAACCGGATAAATCAGATGCAGATTCTGTTTACACGATCATTGCTTCTGTTCAATCCGAGGACATGACCTTGGATGGATCCGCTTCCTTCTCTGTGAATCGAAGTGCATTCTTTGTTAGGATCTCAAAAGATAATTCAGTTTATGAACCAGGTAAAGAAGCAAAGTTAACGGTAAATTTGATCGCTTATGATAAAACTTTGAGTGAAGTGGAACGCCAGAAAATGGTGGGAAATCGAAATGTGGATCTTATTCTTTATAATAGAGATATTCAATTTGTAAGAGAGGCAAATCGTTCTAAAATTTCTTCTTTGTCTGTGATGACTTCTGCTTCGGGTGTTGGTACTGCTTCTTTTACAATTCCTAAGAGAGGACAATTTGTTTTGGTTGCCGAGACCAAAGATCCAAGTGGAAATCTTACAAAATCTGAAACGTTCTTCTGGGCTTCGTCCGTTTCCGATTCAATCGAAATTCCTTTCAAAGATATTACTCTTAAGCCAGGTAAGGATATTTATTCAGTAGGAGATACTGCAGAAATTCTGGTCTTGAGCCCTATTTCTAACGGACATATGATCCTTACCTTAGAAGGGAATCGTATCTTCAAAAAAGAAGTGGTGAAAATGAAAGGGAATGCTTTGAAATATGCGGTCCCGATTACTGCGGAGATGAGTCCAAACTTCACGTTATCTGCGGTTCAGTTTTCAGGAAATGATGTCTATAAAAGCCAGGTAAGAGTGGTCGCTCCTCCGGAGCAGAAGTTCCTAAAAGTGGCTTTGGAACCTGGAAGAAAGGTATATCGCCCGGGAGACAAAGCAGAGATCAAATTGAAAACTACCGGATTGGGTGGCGCTGGCGTTTCTGCAGAAGTTTCTCTCGCAATTGTAGATGAAGCTATTTATCAGATCAAAGAGGAGAAGACCCCAAATATAGGAACATTCTTCTATCATCCAAGAAGAAATAACGTGCAAACTACTTTGGCTTCCGCTTATAAGTTTTTCGGTTATTCTGAAAATAAAAGATTAAAACTGGCCTTAGGTAAAAAGGGAGACTCGGTTTATTCAGCAATGAAAAACGAGGAACAGGCTCGAGATCGATTTAAAGATACAAGTTATTGGAATGCAAAAGTTAAGACGGGAGCTGATGGAACTGCAACAATTAGTTTCAATCTTCCGGACAATTTAACTTCTTGGAGAGTGACTGCGATTGCAATTACTCCTGATACAAAAGTAGGAAGAGGACAAGTCAGTTTTGTTACTAAAAAAGATCTGATGATCTTAGGCGGAATGCCAAGATTTATTATCAAAGGGGAGACGCAAAAAGTTTCCGCTACGATCTCGAATCAGTCTCCTAATAAACTGCCCGTTAAGGTTACATTAAAGGCAGAAGGTGCAAAAATTGTAGGGAGCTCAGAGACAACTATCAATTTAGAGCCTGGACAAAACCAATCTCTACATTTCGATGTGCAAACTCTTGCAGATCCAAAAATTAAATCAGCAAAGATAAGCATTCTTGCTGTGGGTGCTGGCTACCAAGATTTACTAAAATCAGAAATTCCACTTAAGACTTGGGGATTACCTAAAACTATTTCGGATAGTTTAGGAATGGAAGAAGGAGAACATTCAGGAGTTCTAAACTTAGAGGCACCTAAAGAGTTAGGAGATCCTCGTTTAGAGGTTCGACTCAGCCCCGCTTCCTTACCTGCTTTAAGACAGTCTTTGGATTATCTTGCAGATTATCCTTATGGCTGTGTGGAACAGACTATGAGTAGGTTCTATCCACTTTTATCTGCTCAGAAAGCAGGATTCATCAATGAGAAGCTTAGAAAAGAACTTCCGAAGATGATTGATGTAGGGCTCAAAAGAGTGTCGGAACTCCAACGTACTGATGGAGGATTCGGCTGGTTCGACGGCGGTGTAGAAAGTGATGTTCTGATGTCTGCTTATGTTTATAGGGGATTGGCAGTTAGTCAGAAAAATGGAGCCAAGGTTAGCGCTCCTGTATTGTACAGAGCAAGAGCCTACTTATATGATGTTTTAGGTAAAGGAGATCTTTCTCCGAATGCAAAAGCATATATTATTTTCTCCTTAAGTGAAGGTGGAAATTTAGAAGATTCCATTGTAGATGGTTTGGTGAAATCTTCTTCCAAACTGAACCAATACGGACAGGCACTTCTTGCATTGACTTTATCCAATAAAGGTAAGAAGGCGGAGGCTTCTACCTGGTTTAAGAAAGGGGTAGAGTCTAGCGGATTTGGCAAAAAACCATTCTTCAAACTCACTTCCTACGGTAAAAATCCTCGTTGGGAAGAAGATAGGATCGAAACAATTTCCGCACTATTAAGCGCAGGAGTTCGATTGGGAGAAGACAAGGTCATTCTTGCTAATCTTGCTTCTTCTCTTTTATCTAATCGTATCGAACTTGCTTGGAATAATTCGAGGGATACATCTGCAGCTGTTTTGGCGTTATCAGAATTTTTGGCTTCTGTTCGCGAATCTGAAACTCCAGCAAATGTAGAGATCGTGTTGAACGGAACTAGTTTAAAAACAGTAACTCTTCCTCCAAAATCGGAGCAAGGAGAATTATATAAGATCCCGATTCCTTCAGAATTGATACGTTCAGGCCCAAATAAGGTGGAAGTTTTGAAGAAGGACGGACCTGTTCTTTATGCCACTGCTTCCTTGTATTACACGGATCGAAGTAAAAAAATCCAGTCTTACTCCAATGGTATTAAAGTAAAACGAACTTACTATAAATTGAAAGTAGATTCGAATGATATCACTCCTGTAGAATCCAAAACTTTCCAACCGGGAGATTTGGTAATGGTCGAAGTTTCGGTCCAGAAAGAAGGAGATGTAGATTCTTATTATCAGGTAGAGGATTCGTTGTTACCTGGATTCTCCTTTTTACAAAGAGATGCGGAGTATTATGCAGGTGATCTGAAGATGGAATATCTAAGTCGTCAGGTCTATGATGATAGAGCTGTTTTCTTTGTTGGAGGTCCTACAAAAGAATTTAAGATCAGATACTTCATCAGAGCAGAAGTAGGAGGGAAGTATAAGGTCATCCCCGCTCGAGCTTCCTTAATGTATTATTCAGAAGTAACAGGAGCGAGTTCAGACGATGAAATTAACGTTGGTCAATAA
- a CDS encoding DUF1175 family protein: MKFRICYLLIFVLFECNSYFESILDPTELRMPADGKSVAVLKISNPIFGTNDHFLWEEFDPNVLKLLSSEKTEREDILRVQAGKIPTNIAIRTEKGKTVQISLFSRDGDFDQDGFPDSAELRTESDRQAFRDWFVRISLSQYLKENSSWNLKERDCSGLIRFAYKESLKAHTQDWQTRTGILLDKNLPDVREFNYPDIPYIGKNLFRAGEDKFGEFADAESLEKFHTSFVSKELEYGLAGDILFFRSDRGVGSNFHSMILVEGEGKNPQLLYHTGSDRGIKLIRAKELERSVLFSPEKNNRNFLGVYRFRILE, encoded by the coding sequence TTGAAGTTTCGGATTTGTTATCTTCTAATATTCGTTCTGTTTGAATGTAATTCTTACTTCGAATCCATTTTGGATCCTACTGAATTAAGGATGCCTGCGGACGGTAAATCGGTTGCCGTTTTAAAAATTTCGAATCCAATTTTTGGCACAAATGATCATTTTCTTTGGGAAGAGTTTGATCCTAACGTACTCAAACTTCTCTCGAGCGAAAAAACAGAAAGAGAAGACATCTTACGCGTCCAAGCGGGGAAGATTCCGACAAATATTGCAATCCGAACTGAAAAAGGAAAAACGGTCCAGATTTCCCTTTTTAGCCGAGATGGGGATTTTGATCAGGATGGATTTCCTGATTCTGCAGAGCTTAGAACTGAATCTGATCGTCAGGCATTTCGGGACTGGTTTGTACGGATCTCTTTGTCACAATATTTAAAAGAGAATTCCTCCTGGAATCTAAAGGAAAGGGATTGCAGCGGATTGATTCGTTTTGCATATAAGGAGTCTCTAAAGGCCCATACTCAGGACTGGCAAACTCGGACCGGGATCTTACTGGATAAAAATTTGCCCGATGTCCGGGAATTTAATTACCCGGATATACCCTATATTGGTAAAAATTTATTTCGGGCCGGCGAGGACAAATTCGGAGAATTTGCAGACGCGGAAAGTTTAGAAAAGTTCCATACTTCCTTTGTTTCCAAAGAATTGGAGTATGGACTTGCAGGAGATATTCTCTTTTTTAGATCGGATCGTGGTGTTGGATCAAACTTCCATTCCATGATCCTGGTAGAGGGAGAAGGTAAAAATCCTCAGCTTTTATATCATACGGGTTCGGATCGAGGGATCAAATTGATCCGAGCAAAAGAATTGGAAAGAAGTGTGTTGTTTTCCCCGGAAAAGAATAACCGAAATTTTCTTGGGGTTTATAGATTTCGGATTTTAGAATAG
- a CDS encoding matrixin family metalloprotease, with translation MSYKKILFLLTLLIFPIAIISYQVMGARWGSPIGPINPNFAIYQATYGYDNSFKNNLGSNYNSIVEQSVAAWNGKSNFVYVTPASLDPFGGAGDPPNVPLRFDTTLNILRFLPSSTIGVTLPQRSGWLLTSAPIFIFGLYFDGSVNYNMYNDQNYFKATVTHELGHATGLNHSADYSAIMYPTVNISVTKPASDDINGIRSIYGYRPPPLSPEEAVDQFCSIFGLEGNDVVCLFIICYLAGICR, from the coding sequence ATGAGTTATAAGAAAATCTTATTTTTATTAACCTTATTAATATTTCCAATCGCGATTATTTCATATCAAGTAATGGGTGCGCGGTGGGGTTCTCCGATTGGTCCTATTAATCCGAATTTTGCAATCTATCAAGCTACATATGGCTATGATAATTCATTCAAAAACAATTTGGGATCTAATTATAATTCCATCGTAGAACAATCAGTAGCAGCCTGGAATGGGAAATCAAATTTCGTTTATGTAACCCCCGCTTCTTTAGATCCATTTGGTGGTGCTGGTGACCCCCCTAATGTACCCCTAAGGTTCGACACTACGTTAAATATATTACGATTTTTACCTTCTTCAACTATTGGTGTAACATTACCCCAAAGATCGGGCTGGTTGTTAACAAGTGCGCCAATATTTATTTTTGGTCTATATTTTGACGGAAGTGTAAATTACAATATGTATAATGATCAAAACTATTTCAAAGCAACTGTTACACACGAATTGGGTCACGCAACTGGGTTAAACCATTCTGCTGATTATTCCGCTATTATGTACCCAACTGTAAATATATCCGTTACGAAACCGGCATCTGACGATATAAATGGTATTCGGTCGATTTATGGTTATAGACCGCCACCATTATCTCCGGAAGAAGCAGTTGATCAATTTTGCTCTATTTTTGGATTAGAAGGAAATGATGTAGTTTGTTTATTTATCATTTGTTACTTAGCCGGAATTTGCAGGTAA
- a CDS encoding LIC13255 family lipoprotein, translated as MKFNSLSFKTASKNLILLIILTLGLSNCSNVDDDFYTFGEAGTKIIVAYAAKDAECGSNRQITSLVPGKQRKKDVDNCVASVAFEKCSFWTQAGDPVPFACKAIEYRLK; from the coding sequence ATGAAATTTAACTCTTTAAGTTTTAAAACTGCCAGTAAAAATCTAATTCTTCTTATAATCTTAACTCTCGGTTTGTCGAATTGCTCCAATGTGGACGACGATTTTTATACTTTTGGAGAAGCAGGTACTAAGATCATAGTAGCTTACGCTGCAAAGGACGCAGAATGCGGATCAAACAGACAGATCACTTCTTTAGTTCCGGGAAAACAAAGGAAGAAGGATGTAGATAACTGTGTCGCCTCTGTTGCATTCGAAAAATGTAGCTTTTGGACCCAAGCGGGGGATCCTGTTCCTTTTGCATGCAAGGCTATCGAGTATAGATTGAAGTGA
- a CDS encoding LEA type 2 family protein → MRILSENGRMFRPWILVLGVSLVFSSCLLDLRENVKKLQACKFRILETKTEKVEILPFPPAPKIVMLSKLEIENPNDSSVKIYKFDLGVITAGNDGKDTELARVISDEETEVPAFSKTVVQLRIETSFEKRENQDKLLLGILVVTNLVAGKDPNLRMKGSVRYKTSLGEVDLPLDEKIRLLPKKPEHEI, encoded by the coding sequence ATGCGGATCCTTTCTGAAAACGGTAGAATGTTCCGACCTTGGATTTTAGTTCTAGGAGTTAGTTTAGTCTTCAGCTCCTGTTTATTAGATCTAAGGGAGAATGTCAAAAAGCTGCAGGCTTGCAAGTTTAGGATTTTGGAAACCAAAACAGAAAAGGTAGAAATTCTACCTTTTCCTCCTGCCCCTAAGATCGTGATGCTATCTAAATTGGAAATAGAGAATCCGAACGATTCTTCTGTTAAAATTTATAAATTCGATCTTGGTGTAATTACTGCTGGCAACGATGGTAAAGATACAGAATTAGCTCGTGTGATCTCGGACGAAGAAACAGAAGTTCCCGCTTTTTCCAAAACTGTAGTCCAGCTCAGGATAGAAACAAGCTTTGAAAAGAGGGAAAATCAGGATAAACTATTACTTGGAATTTTAGTAGTCACGAACTTGGTCGCAGGAAAAGATCCGAATTTGAGAATGAAAGGAAGTGTGAGATACAAAACCTCTTTAGGAGAAGTTGATCTTCCTTTGGATGAAAAAATACGATTATTACCTAAGAAGCCGGAGCATGAAATTTAA
- a CDS encoding zinc-binding dehydrogenase → MAKKFEIPKSYLAYELKEYSNEPGRAKIVEKELKPLKKGEVLLKVHSGSINPSDLMFMRGLYGIKKKLPVVPGFEGSGVVIASGGGWRANSLVGKPVACVAPNKGDGPYAEYMITDAYSCFTLGKDVSLEQGACLFVNPITAWALLDQVTREKHKAYVQTAAASALGRMLLRLANKKGIPGIQVVRRKEQVDLLKSMGAEHVLDSSSPNFDRELRVLSNKLNATILLDAVAGELPGRALAAMPYGSKCVVYGALSEEPISFHAGLGIFQDKKIEGYWLSSWMPQQNPLKIWRITSEIRSLLGKKEFQTEIAAKFPLKEADKAIQEYTNNMTRGKVLISNGWEL, encoded by the coding sequence ATGGCGAAAAAATTCGAAATACCAAAGTCGTATCTTGCATACGAATTGAAAGAATACAGTAACGAACCGGGAAGAGCTAAGATCGTAGAAAAAGAACTTAAACCTCTTAAGAAGGGAGAAGTTTTGCTTAAAGTCCATTCTGGCTCTATCAATCCATCAGATTTAATGTTCATGAGAGGACTTTACGGAATTAAGAAAAAACTTCCTGTCGTTCCTGGTTTTGAAGGAAGCGGTGTAGTAATTGCAAGCGGCGGAGGCTGGAGAGCAAATTCTCTCGTAGGCAAACCGGTTGCATGTGTCGCTCCGAACAAAGGTGATGGGCCGTATGCAGAATACATGATTACTGACGCGTATTCTTGTTTTACTTTAGGAAAAGATGTAAGCTTAGAACAAGGTGCTTGTTTGTTCGTGAACCCTATCACTGCTTGGGCCTTGTTAGATCAAGTTACCCGAGAAAAGCATAAAGCATATGTTCAAACTGCTGCAGCTTCCGCGTTAGGAAGAATGTTATTAAGACTTGCTAATAAAAAAGGGATTCCTGGCATCCAAGTGGTAAGAAGAAAGGAACAAGTTGATCTTCTTAAATCTATGGGCGCTGAACATGTATTGGATTCCAGTTCTCCTAATTTTGACAGGGAGCTCAGAGTTCTTTCCAATAAACTGAATGCTACCATTTTATTGGATGCAGTTGCAGGAGAACTTCCAGGAAGAGCGTTAGCCGCTATGCCGTATGGAAGTAAATGTGTAGTCTACGGTGCGCTTTCGGAAGAGCCTATTTCATTTCATGCGGGGCTTGGTATTTTTCAGGACAAAAAGATAGAAGGTTATTGGCTTTCTTCTTGGATGCCGCAGCAAAACCCTCTTAAGATTTGGCGAATCACTTCTGAGATCCGTTCCCTTTTAGGAAAGAAAGAATTCCAAACAGAGATAGCTGCTAAGTTCCCACTTAAAGAGGCAGACAAAGCGATCCAAGAATATACGAATAATATGACCAGAGGAAAGGTTCTCATTTCCAATGGTTGGGAGCTTTGA
- a CDS encoding (2Fe-2S) ferredoxin domain-containing protein has protein sequence MYFDKHVFVCENVRAEGERPSCGPKGSPQLLAYMKKRVQELGLKGKIRIQKSGCLDRCELGPVQVSYPEGLWFSIKTQEDAEVFLQNHILENKPETIRHLTLKDEE, from the coding sequence ATGTATTTTGATAAGCATGTTTTTGTCTGCGAGAATGTCAGAGCAGAAGGAGAAAGACCTTCTTGCGGCCCCAAAGGCTCTCCTCAATTGCTCGCTTATATGAAAAAGAGAGTACAAGAACTTGGGCTAAAAGGTAAGATCCGTATCCAAAAATCAGGATGTCTAGATCGATGTGAGCTGGGTCCAGTGCAGGTTTCATATCCGGAAGGTCTTTGGTTTTCTATCAAAACACAGGAAGATGCAGAAGTATTTTTACAAAATCATATACTAGAAAATAAACCGGAAACAATCCGGCATCTGACGTTAAAGGACGAAGAGTGA
- a CDS encoding LIC13259/LIC11441 family protein, protein MKRSVILILLSSLLLSLSLCKKEEKPVLETEKPLFEKVLSENDKVIQFLLTTESVSPDVTGLISSLNSLGEAKGGLESSALEMKNVLEGAKSSDVRISFEAYSKFSEVLASTMKVRGLQSGRNRFYCPMVKKTWVFSGMKILNPYAPDMRDCGDLIP, encoded by the coding sequence ATGAAACGATCCGTAATACTAATTTTATTATCCTCATTATTACTTTCTCTTTCCTTATGCAAAAAGGAAGAGAAGCCTGTATTAGAGACAGAAAAACCTCTTTTCGAAAAAGTTTTGTCGGAAAACGATAAGGTAATTCAATTTCTCTTAACAACGGAGAGTGTTTCTCCGGATGTAACTGGATTAATTTCTTCCTTAAATTCTTTGGGAGAAGCAAAAGGTGGCTTGGAATCTTCAGCACTAGAAATGAAAAATGTTCTGGAAGGGGCAAAATCTTCGGATGTGAGAATATCCTTTGAGGCCTATTCTAAGTTTAGCGAAGTTTTAGCGAGTACAATGAAGGTGCGTGGACTACAGTCTGGAAGAAACCGTTTCTATTGTCCGATGGTCAAAAAGACATGGGTTTTTTCTGGCATGAAAATCCTGAATCCATACGCTCCGGATATGCGTGATTGTGGTGATCTTATTCCCTGA